A genomic region of Exiguobacterium sp. Helios contains the following coding sequences:
- a CDS encoding metal ABC transporter substrate-binding protein has product MTFKRFIPLAGLALLLAGCSTDSADDGKIQVVTTYSILEDMTRVVGGEHVDVHSMVKIGKNPHEYEPLPTDVRKMADADVVFYNGLNLEAGGSWFNKLRSSTNKDEKDAPVYALSKGVEPKYLTAAGKEQETDPHAWLDLSNGIQYVENVKDALIKEDPANKADYEKNASAYVKELQTLDMKAKERFTAIPDAERHLITSEGAFKYFSSAYDFKADYIWEINSDNQGTPDQVRRIVDLIKQQDIPVLFVETSVDRRSMETVSRETGIPIGGTLYTDSLGAKGTDASTYLTMIETNFETIEQQLTR; this is encoded by the coding sequence ATGACCTTCAAACGATTCATCCCCTTAGCCGGTCTCGCCCTTTTGCTGGCCGGCTGTTCTACCGATTCTGCCGACGACGGCAAAATACAAGTCGTTACGACCTATTCGATTTTAGAAGACATGACCCGGGTCGTCGGCGGTGAACACGTCGACGTCCACAGCATGGTCAAGATCGGCAAAAATCCGCACGAATACGAGCCGTTGCCAACCGATGTCCGGAAGATGGCGGATGCCGATGTCGTCTTTTACAACGGTCTGAATCTCGAAGCCGGCGGATCCTGGTTCAATAAACTCCGCTCTAGTACGAATAAGGACGAGAAGGATGCTCCGGTCTATGCTTTAAGTAAAGGGGTCGAACCAAAGTATTTGACGGCAGCCGGAAAGGAACAGGAAACCGACCCGCATGCCTGGCTCGATCTCAGCAATGGCATCCAATACGTTGAAAATGTCAAAGACGCATTGATTAAAGAAGACCCGGCGAACAAAGCGGATTATGAGAAAAATGCGTCGGCTTATGTTAAAGAACTGCAAACACTCGACATGAAAGCAAAAGAACGCTTTACTGCGATACCGGATGCCGAACGTCATCTGATTACGAGTGAAGGCGCCTTTAAATATTTCAGCTCTGCCTATGATTTTAAAGCGGATTATATTTGGGAAATCAATTCCGATAACCAAGGGACGCCCGACCAAGTCCGGCGGATTGTTGATTTAATCAAACAACAGGACATTCCGGTGCTGTTCGTCGAAACGAGTGTCGACCGGCGCAGCATGGAGACGGTCTCCCGTGAAACCGGCATTCCGATCGGCGGAACCCTCTACACCGATTCCCTCGGGGCAAAAGGAACAGACGCCTCAACATACTTGACGATGATAGAAACGAACTTCGAGACAATCGAACAACAGTTAACGCGATAA
- the mgtE gene encoding magnesium transporter, with product MSQSEEQQWKLLLLEALVKERREDAQQVIEEVYPYDLANWYGELGATEQERLLRYLDHERLADVIEELELEQQLEVLRRLDVEHAGHVMDLMENDDLADILEELPKEEVDRLLSGMRQDEALVVRNLLTYPAETAGRLMTNRFIWVTEESTIGETIEKMRDYIEYSETINYVYVVNQLSQLVGVISYRDLILASNDERIADVMDRKVISVSSETDQEDVAKMFERYDLVSLPVVEGDVLVGLITVDDALDVLREEANEDIEKLSASGKSIDFDTKPWVAATRRLPWLILLLFIGLVSGSIISQFEETLSKVVALAFFMPMIAGMTGNTGTQSLAVVVRGLITREVDKKVVTRLILRELRVGLIIGVTCGILIAIIAYVWQGDPILGLVVGSSLIITLIFGTLAGTIIPLILHRLNIDPAIASGPLITTLNDILSLLVYFGIATAFISRLM from the coding sequence ATGAGTCAGTCAGAGGAACAACAATGGAAGTTGCTTTTACTTGAGGCATTGGTAAAAGAGCGGCGTGAAGATGCGCAGCAAGTGATTGAAGAAGTCTATCCATACGATTTAGCGAACTGGTATGGTGAGCTCGGTGCGACGGAGCAAGAACGGCTCCTCCGTTATCTCGATCATGAGCGTTTGGCAGACGTCATCGAGGAACTTGAACTTGAACAGCAACTCGAGGTGTTACGACGCCTTGATGTCGAGCATGCCGGTCATGTGATGGACTTGATGGAAAATGATGATTTGGCGGACATACTGGAAGAATTACCAAAAGAAGAAGTCGACCGGTTGTTGTCCGGCATGCGTCAGGATGAGGCACTTGTCGTCCGCAATTTATTGACGTACCCGGCAGAGACAGCAGGCCGCCTGATGACGAACCGGTTCATCTGGGTAACGGAGGAGTCGACGATTGGCGAGACGATCGAGAAGATGCGGGACTATATCGAATACTCGGAGACAATCAATTACGTCTATGTCGTCAATCAGCTGAGTCAGCTCGTCGGCGTCATCTCATACCGTGATTTGATTCTCGCGAGTAACGACGAGCGGATTGCGGACGTCATGGACCGAAAAGTGATCAGCGTCTCGTCCGAGACCGATCAGGAAGATGTCGCGAAAATGTTTGAACGCTACGACTTAGTTTCGTTGCCGGTCGTCGAAGGGGACGTCCTCGTCGGATTGATTACGGTCGATGATGCCCTCGACGTCTTACGGGAAGAAGCCAACGAAGACATCGAGAAGTTATCCGCGTCCGGTAAATCGATTGATTTTGATACGAAGCCCTGGGTGGCCGCGACCCGGCGTCTGCCGTGGTTGATTTTGTTATTATTCATTGGACTGGTTTCCGGATCAATCATCAGCCAGTTTGAGGAAACCTTGTCAAAAGTCGTCGCGTTGGCATTCTTCATGCCGATGATTGCCGGGATGACCGGAAATACCGGGACGCAGTCGCTCGCTGTCGTCGTTCGTGGTTTGATTACGCGTGAAGTCGACAAAAAAGTCGTCACCCGGCTGATTCTCCGGGAGTTACGTGTCGGTCTGATCATCGGTGTGACATGTGGAATCTTGATTGCCATCATCGCCTATGTCTGGCAAGGGGATCCGATTCTTGGTCTCGTCGTCGGCAGTTCACTGATTATCACGTTGATTTTCGGGACATTGGCCGGAACGATCATCCCGTTGATTTTGCATCGTCTGAACATCGACCCGGCGATTGCATCCGGTCCGCTCATCACGACGCTGAACGATATCCTGTCGTTGCTCGTCTATTTCGGGATTGCGACAGCCTTTATCAGCCGTTTGATGTAA
- a CDS encoding metal ABC transporter ATP-binding protein, producing MYAIEVEQLNVSYFENIALEKVSVRFTPGQLIGIIGPNGAGKSTFIKAIMGLIPAEATTIRLLGQSMKEARTQVAYVPQRSAIDWDFPIRVIDAVLIGCFPQLGLFKRPTKHHRMHARSCLERVGMLDYADRQIGELSGGQQQRVFLARALAQEAHLLLLDEPFVGVDAGSEGVIIDLLRTLREEGKTIIVVHHDLSKAADYFDTLLLLNRRVISVGPPTDVLQPHIIEGAYGNPLAFLQKVEVSS from the coding sequence ATGTACGCAATAGAAGTAGAACAATTAAACGTTTCGTATTTCGAAAACATCGCCTTAGAAAAAGTGTCGGTTCGCTTCACGCCGGGTCAACTCATTGGAATCATCGGTCCGAATGGTGCCGGGAAATCAACCTTCATCAAAGCAATCATGGGCTTGATTCCGGCAGAAGCAACTACGATCCGTTTGCTTGGTCAATCGATGAAAGAGGCTCGGACGCAGGTCGCTTATGTCCCGCAACGCAGTGCGATCGATTGGGATTTTCCGATCCGCGTCATCGATGCCGTTCTGATCGGCTGTTTTCCACAACTTGGTCTATTCAAGCGTCCGACGAAGCACCATCGGATGCATGCCCGCTCCTGCCTCGAACGGGTCGGGATGCTCGATTACGCTGACCGTCAAATCGGGGAACTGTCCGGCGGTCAACAACAACGTGTCTTTTTGGCCCGTGCCTTAGCGCAGGAAGCCCACCTGTTATTGCTCGACGAACCGTTCGTCGGCGTTGATGCCGGCAGTGAAGGAGTCATCATCGACTTGTTACGCACGTTGCGTGAGGAAGGAAAGACAATCATCGTCGTCCACCACGACTTAAGTAAGGCGGCCGATTACTTTGATACACTGTTACTCCTCAATCGACGGGTCATTTCAGTAGGTCCGCCAACCGATGTCCTGCAGCCGCATATCATCGAAGGCGCATACGGCAATCCGCTTGCCTTCCTTCAGAAAGTGGAGGTTTCGTCATGA
- a CDS encoding metal ABC transporter permease, producing the protein MNVLDFIQALTEYDFLQKALVTSVMVGIICGVIGCFIILRGMSLMGDAISHAVLPGVAISYLLGINFFIGAVATGLLTALGIGFVSQNSRIKNDTAIGILFTSAFALGIILISFLRSSSDLYHILFGNVLAVRPSDMWMTLAIGLIVLGAIFLFYKELLVTSFDPTMAAAYGLSTRLIHYLLMTMLTLVTVASLQTVGIILVVAMLITPAATAYLLTNRLSRMIFLSAGLGTISSVVGLYFSFTYNLSSGASIVLVATALFALVFIFSPRHGLLRKWKLPKKELTP; encoded by the coding sequence ATGAATGTCCTTGATTTCATTCAAGCTTTGACCGAATATGATTTTCTCCAGAAAGCACTTGTGACGTCCGTTATGGTCGGCATCATCTGTGGTGTCATCGGCTGCTTCATCATTTTACGCGGGATGTCGCTGATGGGGGACGCGATCTCCCATGCTGTCCTGCCGGGTGTCGCCATCTCGTACCTGCTTGGGATTAACTTCTTCATCGGCGCCGTCGCGACCGGTCTTCTGACCGCACTCGGGATCGGTTTCGTCAGTCAAAACAGCCGGATTAAAAATGACACGGCCATCGGCATTTTATTTACGTCAGCCTTTGCGCTCGGGATCATCCTGATTTCTTTTTTACGCAGCAGCAGCGACCTGTACCATATTCTGTTCGGAAACGTCCTTGCCGTCCGTCCAAGCGATATGTGGATGACGCTCGCCATCGGTCTGATTGTCCTTGGGGCAATTTTTCTATTCTACAAAGAATTGCTTGTCACCTCATTTGATCCGACGATGGCGGCAGCATATGGTCTGTCGACCCGATTAATTCATTACCTGCTGATGACGATGTTGACGCTCGTCACGGTCGCATCGCTTCAGACAGTCGGTATCATTCTCGTCGTCGCGATGTTGATTACACCGGCGGCGACCGCCTATCTGTTAACGAACCGGTTGTCGCGGATGATTTTTCTGTCTGCCGGTCTCGGGACGATTTCTTCCGTCGTCGGTCTATACTTCAGCTTCACCTATAACCTGTCGTCCGGAGCCTCGATCGTCCTGGTCGCGACCGCCTTGTTTGCGCTGGTCTTCATCTTCTCACCGCGCCACGGATTGCTCCGGAAATGGAAATTACCGAAAAAGGAGCTCACGCCATGA